In Panicum virgatum strain AP13 chromosome 5K, P.virgatum_v5, whole genome shotgun sequence, the genomic window ACATCACCAGACTTGGAATACCCAGTGATCAAGCAATTGATCGGTATTGGATCCTTCACTGGCATCTCCTCGAAGACCCTCACAGCTGACACCATATCCCCGTTCTTTGCGTAGAAATCCATCAGTGCAGTCTGCACAAACAAATCCCGTAGCATCCCACGGACAAGGGCATGGCAATGCGCCTGCGTGCCCTGGCACAACGCTGCCGAGAGGGCGCAGGACTTTAGGACAAGCGGGACGCAGCCCGGCGGGAGGCAGGCGCCCCTGCAGTGAAGCGAGGAGGTGGCCTCGATGAGCTCCCGGTGCAGCGAGAGCTTTGAGAGGCCGGAGAGGAAAGCGCTACAGAGGGCGGCTGTCGGGCGGGGCACCGCGTCGAACAGGTGGCGTGCGGCTCGGGAGGTGGAGGCGTCGGAGAGGAGGGCGTGGAGCGGTCGGGTTTTGAGGAGGTGCGCGAGGTTGGTAGGCAGGTGGAAGTGGAGGAGGCGGGGCTCCATTGGCGTCGGATCGGATGGCCGGGTCCGGCTGGAGGTTTGGATCGCCGGCGGTAGGGGTGGGCGCCGTGGGTGTTGGGCGCCTCGACGCGGTGTGCCGGCAAGGCATGTCGCGGTGACAGATGCGCTAGGCGCGGCGTGTCGCGACACGCCTCTCACGGACCTGACGCCAGTGGCGTGGCTTCTGCCCTTCCGGGCGGTGCAGTGCAGGTACGGGcctcgcggcggtggcggcgatgaTGCCCACTTGCCGTGTTGGGGTCGGTGCCAAAGGAAGGAAGCCGCAACGCAAAGAGGCTTGCGGTGTCAAACGCACAAATTTTTGCAAGCTGAAAGCCCCAGTTGGGTGGCTGGCATGTGGGTCCAGGTCCACACGTCAGCCACCAGACACGAAGTCAGGGGAGACTCGTCCAGTGATGACACGGCAGTTTCACGAAATTGCCCGGTATCATATCAATTAAGGGCTTAAGGCAGTGTGCAAGCGGATGATGTTATTCGATCAGACTGCAGTCCTAACATCAGCTTACACGAGGAATCGATTTCAATCCCGAGAGAACTGTGACTATACAATGAACGGGGCACTAGGCCTGGCACGTGAACCTACCACAGACTGAACCAGACGCACTCATCACAAAGATTGTTCAATACAGGGACAACGTCTTCTCTTTACATCGCAGGATAAATAAAAAGGAGCAAGCAGCGGCAGAGTTCACCCAGCAGAGATTCAGACAATCGCACTATTCAATTCAAGCCAATGCCTCCTCAGCGCTTCCATTCAGCTTTGATCGCCCTACCTGTAGATGTTACAAAAGATACAAATGAATAGGAATGTCCGAAAACAGAAGACAAGGCTATTAGTTCAGAATTTTGAGATTCATAGTCGAAACTATTCCAGCCCTTAACTTGCATTGTCTATAAAGAAAAACGCTACGTTTTAAATTTTACCATCCCTACGGGTGTCTGTGAGGTGTGAACACAGTGAGTTCGAACTTACTGTTTGTACCGGAAGGAAGAGAGTGGCGTCGAGTGAAGCCATTCTTTTCTGCTGATGAATCAGAATCCACCCTGGGTGAATTCTGTGCTCGTAATTTCGCCTTCGCAGACTCCGTTGCAGCCATATAGCTTGGCTTCCTTGGCTGAGCAGGAGTAGTGTGAGTCCCGTTTTCCACATATTCTGATTTGTATGGGGATGAAGACTTTCTCTTGCCAGTTCTAAGGCTTCCATTAGACAGATGCTCTTCCTTGGACCTTGCTTCCTCTTTCTTCCCTAAACTATTGGGCTCATCAATGTTCTGCAGTGGCATACCTTCAGCTGCTGAAGCACCAACAGTGGGCTCATCAACATTTTCTCCTATAGAAACTGAATCAAGCTGAGTTTCCAGATCACTTTTCAAACCAGGTACCAAGTCGAAGTTATCCATATCTGAATATTCCAATAGCTGACCATTGCCAGAGTAATCTTGAGTTTCAAGAGGAAATGAAGCCTCACGTGTATTCTGTAGTGCTTTTTCACATTGGCTGTCTTGATGGTCAGAGATCCCGTTCAGGAGACTAGATGTCTTTGAGATTTCGGCCACAGGATTAGATACTTTTGGAGCATCAGGTGTAGAATCAGATACCTTTGAGGAATCAACCCTGGAACTAGAGATCTTTGAGGCTTCAGCCATGGAATCAGTTACCTTCCTCAGGTTCCTTTTAACCTTCTCAAGTTCAGATAACTGGCTATCTGGTACTGAGTCAGCAGGGAAGTTTGAGAATTTCTTTGGATTACGTTTAAGTTTCTCAGATTCACCAGTCACTCTTGTATGGAAACTCTCAACTGTAGCAGCAGAGCCCTTCCTAATGTTGCGCTTTAACTTGGCTGATTCAGTTTCCATTGCATAACTAGCCTTCCTTACCAGCAGTTTCCCATCAGGAACTCTTTTTGGTTGAAAAACAGGCTTCCAGATGCAGCCTATGGTCCATCTCTCTAGCCAGTTATAGGTTGAATTGGGATCCCTCTTGTCATACTGGAAGTGAAGAGGTTCTAGCACTATTGGTGAAGACAGAAGCTACAGAATATGAAAATGAGTTAGCACAACCTTGAAATATGTAAATGGAGAGTGAGGTTTCTTTACTTATAAGGAAAGGAACTAGACCAAGTATGTTCTTACGTAATAAACTAATTCACTAGTTATATTTGAAAAGAATATATACCTTCCGAACATAGGCATTTGAAGATAACTTCTCTTTCCATGCATCAGATGATCTAGTGCCCTGAAAAGTATGAGCAACATACTTTATCTTTCAATTTTGATAGAAGGATACTAAATAGCAATGCTGCATAGAACGAtatgcaacaaaaataatttagTTAAAGCAATCACCACTGAGTTAAACGAAGAAGAAAGATGCAAACAAAATATAAATGCATGCTCAATAACTTATACTCACACCAAGGTTATGTTGGCCAAGCTTCACATTGAGTTGAATGTCAGCACCAGAGAGTCTGACATTTCTTCCACGAACTAGAGATTGAAACTTCACAATCAACCAAGTAGTTCGAAGGGTTGAAACAGCCTGTCTCCTTACAAGATGCCCTCGAATCAGTGCCTGGAGTCTTATGATACCTTTCAATGCACGGAATGACCTTCGTGCCTGCACCACAAACATCACAACGTTAACACTATGCTACAGTACTGAACTTGAAATGAATACATTGTAAAATGGCATGTCAATTACACTGACACTTGTACAATAATAGTTTCAAAGACACGAAAGATTcaaaatgcacaaaataaatATAGTAACTGAATTGTAGTCTGGGGCACTATGATGAGTGCTTCTCTAACATCCcaggaaaaaaacaaaactgCCAAGGTCCTAAAGTAACAGTTGAGATTGAGAATGGACTTTAATGATGGCATACAATCAACCACTCAGCCAATCAATTCATTTAGGATCTGTGCTGTTatttccttccaaaaaaaatGAGTGGTTCCATAGAAAGATTTGGCTAAAACTGTGAGTGAGTAACTGTGGGATGGTGCAGATACATCAGAAAAGTTGGTGGAACAATAAGCATTACTAGGTAACCGCGAAATGCTGCCTGTGCCTTCACTGCAGCTTGGTCTTCTCCCAATTGCCCAGGAACTGATGTTTCGGACTCAACAATACTTTGGTTCTGCAGATCTTGTTGGCCAGCCCTGTCACTTGGCAAATTGACATCTTCAGCCTTCCCATTAACTGAAACAGCTCCATTTTTGTGGGCTTCAACAAGCACCGGCTCAGAGATCACTGGAGAATTTTCAGAAAATGCACGCTCCTCCCCAGCTGAGTGTCCATTGTTATTTGTAGCcttctaaaaaaatatgattGATCATCAGggaaaggagaagggataaataaaatatgtatTAAGCCTAC contains:
- the LOC120707831 gene encoding protein IQ-DOMAIN 31-like isoform X1, whose amino-acid sequence is MGKSPGKWIKSVLLGKKSTKSGSTKANESKATNNNGHSAGEERAFSENSPVISEPVLVEAHKNGAVSVNGKAEDVNLPSDRAGQQDLQNQSIVESETSVPGQLGEDQAAVKAQAAFRGYLARRSFRALKGIIRLQALIRGHLVRRQAVSTLRTTWLIVKFQSLVRGRNVRLSGADIQLNVKLGQHNLGGTRSSDAWKEKLSSNAYVRKLLSSPIVLEPLHFQYDKRDPNSTYNWLERWTIGCIWKPVFQPKRVPDGKLLVRKASYAMETESAKLKRNIRKGSAATVESFHTRVTGESEKLKRNPKKFSNFPADSVPDSQLSELEKVKRNLRKVTDSMAEASKISSSRVDSSKVSDSTPDAPKVSNPVAEISKTSSLLNGISDHQDSQCEKALQNTREASFPLETQDYSGNGQLLEYSDMDNFDLVPGLKSDLETQLDSVSIGENVDEPTVGASAAEGMPLQNIDEPNSLGKKEEARSKEEHLSNGSLRTGKRKSSSPYKSEYVENGTHTTPAQPRKPSYMAATESAKAKLRAQNSPRVDSDSSAEKNGFTRRHSLPSGTNSRAIKAEWKR
- the LOC120707831 gene encoding protein IQ-DOMAIN 31-like isoform X3; amino-acid sequence: MGKSPGKWIKSVLLGKKSTKSGSTKANESARRSFRALKGIIRLQALIRGHLVRRQAVSTLRTTWLIVKFQSLVRGRNVRLSGADIQLNVKLGQHNLGGTRSSDAWKEKLSSNAYVRKLLSSPIVLEPLHFQYDKRDPNSTYNWLERWTIGCIWKPVFQPKRVPDGKLLVRKASYAMETESAKLKRNIRKGSAATVESFHTRVTGESEKLKRNPKKFSNFPADSVPDSQLSELEKVKRNLRKVTDSMAEASKISSSRVDSSKVSDSTPDAPKVSNPVAEISKTSSLLNGISDHQDSQCEKALQNTREASFPLETQDYSGNGQLLEYSDMDNFDLVPGLKSDLETQLDSVSIGENVDEPTVGASAAEGMPLQNIDEPNSLGKKEEARSKEEHLSNGSLRTGKRKSSSPYKSEYVENGTHTTPAQPRKPSYMAATESAKAKLRAQNSPRVDSDSSAEKNGFTRRHSLPSGTNSRAIKAEWKR
- the LOC120707831 gene encoding protein IQ-DOMAIN 31-like isoform X2, giving the protein MGKSPGKWIKSVLLGKKSTKSGSTKANESATNNNGHSAGEERAFSENSPVISEPVLVEAHKNGAVSVNGKAEDVNLPSDRAGQQDLQNQSIVESETSVPGQLGEDQAAVKAQAAFRGYLARRSFRALKGIIRLQALIRGHLVRRQAVSTLRTTWLIVKFQSLVRGRNVRLSGADIQLNVKLGQHNLGGTRSSDAWKEKLSSNAYVRKLLSSPIVLEPLHFQYDKRDPNSTYNWLERWTIGCIWKPVFQPKRVPDGKLLVRKASYAMETESAKLKRNIRKGSAATVESFHTRVTGESEKLKRNPKKFSNFPADSVPDSQLSELEKVKRNLRKVTDSMAEASKISSSRVDSSKVSDSTPDAPKVSNPVAEISKTSSLLNGISDHQDSQCEKALQNTREASFPLETQDYSGNGQLLEYSDMDNFDLVPGLKSDLETQLDSVSIGENVDEPTVGASAAEGMPLQNIDEPNSLGKKEEARSKEEHLSNGSLRTGKRKSSSPYKSEYVENGTHTTPAQPRKPSYMAATESAKAKLRAQNSPRVDSDSSAEKNGFTRRHSLPSGTNSRAIKAEWKR